A stretch of the Ipomoea triloba cultivar NCNSP0323 chromosome 16, ASM357664v1 genome encodes the following:
- the LOC116007836 gene encoding ATP-dependent RNA helicase DEAH13-like, whose amino-acid sequence MMEQEIMEAINENTCVIICGETGCGKTTQVPQFLYEAGFGSQSDDGRGGIIGVTQPRRVAVLATAKRVAFELGFHIGKEVGFQVRHDRKVGDNCSIKFMTDGILLREVQNDFLLRRYSVIILDEAHERSLNTDILVGMLSRVIRERQREYAEQHKKVMSGGIVSCKEKIYPLKLVLMSATLRVEDFVSGGRIFHDPPPVIEVPTRQYPVTTHFSKRTEIVDYVGQAYKKVLSIHKRLPAGGILVFVTGQREVEFLCQKLRKASKEIVEKNCKEKNEALSMSALKPTEEKDMQEINEAFEVNENSSHEITDRFNSYDEEHGDTYEDESDMSYDSEDDSDLEVSFDGEDLLNQHSSDSDGKFAVPLGEDGNLTSLKAAFEALAGKKAFASGSTGREVAPVTAEGESNASSSQLSNSMVAPSIHRAGPMCVLPLYAMLPASAQLRVFEEVKEGERLIVVATNVAETSLTIPGIKYVVDTGREKVKRYNSSNGMESYEVQWISKASAAQRAGRAGRTGPGHCYRLYSSAVFNDIFSPFSDAEILKVPVDGVVLLMKSMHIGKVANFPFPTPPEPTALVEAERCLKVLEALDVKGRLTPLGKVIPSHHFSHILLQAIWIRLCLFELHNKRI is encoded by the exons ATGATGGAGCAGGAGATAATGGAAGCCATTAATGAGAATACTTGTGTAATTATATGTGGTGAGACTGGTTGTGGCAAGACTACCCAAGTTCCCCAG tttCTTTATGAAGCTGGATTTGGATCCCAAAGTGATGATGGTAGAGGGGGCATTATTGGTGTTACCCAGCCCCGCCGTGTTGCTGTACTTGCAACTGCCAAACGAGTGGCATTTGAGCTTGGCTTCCATATAGGAAAAGAGGTTGGCTTTCAAGTTCGGCATGATAGGAAGGTGGGGGATAATTGCTCAATCAAGTTCATGACAGATGGAATTTTGCTTCGAGAAGTGCAG AATGATTTTCTGTTAAGACGTTACTCAGTCATAATCTTGGATGAAGCTCATGAGAGGAGCTTGAACACAGATATACTTGTTGGAATGCTTTCTCGTGTAATAAGAGAGCGCCAG AGGGAATATGCAGAGCAGCATAAGAAAGTTATGTCAGGAGGTATAGTAAGCTGCAAAGAAAAGATATATCCTCTGAAACTTGTGCTGATGAGTGCTACATTGCGGGTTGAGGACTTTGTGTCTGGGGGAAGAATTTTTCATGATCCTCCACCTGTAATAGAAGTCCCAACGCGACAATACCCAGTTACTACACACTTCTCTAAGAGAACTGAGATTGTAGATTATGTTGGCCAAGCTTATAAAAAAGTATTGTCTATCCACAAAAGGCTGCCTGCTGGTGGCATACTTGTTTTTGTAACTGGACAGAGGGAGGTTGAGTTCTTGTGCCAGAAGCTACGTAAAGCTTCTAAGGAAATAGTTGAGAAAAATTGTAAGGAAAAAAATGAGGCACTTTCAATGTCTGCATTAAAACCCACCGAAGAAAAAGATATGCAGGAGATAAATGAGGCATTTGAGGTAAATGAGAATTCTAGTCATGAAATAACGGATCGTTTTAATTCCTATGATGAGGAGCATGGGGATACCTATGAGGATGAATCAGATATGTCCTATGATTCGGAGGATGATAGTGATCTGGAAGTCAGTTTTGATGGGGAGGATCTGTTAAACCAGCATTCCTCGGACTCTGATGGGAAATTTGCAGTTCCCTTGGGAGAAGATGGAAACCTTACTTCATTGAAGGCTGCTTTTGAAGCTTTGGCTGGGAAAAAAGCCTTTGCGTCTGGGTCTACTGGAAGAGAAGTTGCTCCTGTCACTGCTGAGGGTGAATCAAATGCCTCTAGTTCCCAATTGAGCAACAGCATGGTTGCTCCCAGTATTCATCGTGCTGGTCCTATGTGTGTTCTACCCCTCTATGCCATGCTTCCTGCATCTGCTCAGCTTCGTGTATTTGAAGAAGTCAAGGAGGGAGAGCGCCTTATTGTTGTTGCTACCAATGTGGCTGAGACCTCTTTGACAATTCCAGGTATAAAATATGTGGTTGACACAGgtagagaaaaagtaaaaaggTACAACTCCTCCAATGGGATGGAATCATATGAAGTCCAGTGGATAAGTAAGGCTTCAGCTGCCCAACGTGCAGGGAGAGCAGGAAGAACTGGACCTGGTCATTGCTATCGCCTTTATTCATCAGCAGTCTTTAATGACATATTCTCTCCCTTCTCAGATGCTGAAATATTGAAAGTGCCCGTGGATGGTGTTGTGCTCCTTATGAAATCCATGCATATTGGCAAG GTTGCAAATTTCCCTTTCCCAACACCTCCTGAGCCAACTGCCTTAGTTGAAGCAGAGCGATGCTTAAAAGTTCTTGAAGCACTTGATGTCAAAGGAAGGTTGACGCCTCTTGGGAAGGTCATTCCTTCTCATCACTTCTCTCACATTTTGCTTCAAGCCATCTGGATCAGACTGTGTTTGTTCGAACTCCATAACAAAAGGATTTGA